TGCGGGCACCTGCGCGAGCACGGTGTCGCGCACCTGCTCCGGCGTGAGTCCGTCGGTGCGCACGACGACGGTCGCGAGCCCTTCGTAGATCCCGCGCCGTGCGTCCATCAGCGCCTGCCACTGGCGTCGCGGGCTGCCCAGCAGCAACGGGCGGCTCGTCGTCAGCCCGACCCGGCCGGCGGCGTCGGCCAGTCCGACGGAGAGGAAGACCACGGTGTGCCCGGCCAGGTCGGCCTGGGTGTCGGGGTCGAGGATCGCTCCCCCACCCAGGGCGAGGACGCCGTCGTGCTCGGCCAGTGCGCGCTGCACGGCGGTGCGCTCGGCCTGCCGGAAGTAGGGTTCGCCATCGTCGACGAAGATGTCGGAGATCGCCCGGCCCTCGGCGGTCTCGACGTCGGAGTCGGTGTCGCGGAAGGTGACACCCAGCGCCTCGGCGAGGAGATGGCCGGCGGTGGACTTGCCGGCCCCGGGCGGCCCGATGAGGACGAGGCGAGGATGGGCCGCGGTCATCGCATGTGCTCCGGGATCGAGTCCAGGTACGTGCGCACGTTGCGCGCGGTCTCCGAGATCGAGTCCCCGCCGAACTTCTCCAGCAGCGTCTCGGCCACCACCAGGGCCACCATCGCCTCGGCCACCACGGCAGCCGGCGCGATGGCGCAGACGTCGGAGCGCTGATGCAGGGCGGTGGCCGCCTCCCCGGTGGTGACGTCGATCGTGGCCAGGGCCCGCGGCACCGTGGAGATGGGCTTGAGGGCGGCCCGTACCCGCAGCACCTGCCCGTTGCTCATCCCGCCCTCGACGCCACCGGCCCGGTTCGTCGCCCGGG
Above is a window of Ruania suaedae DNA encoding:
- a CDS encoding shikimate kinase, producing MTAAHPRLVLIGPPGAGKSTAGHLLAEALGVTFRDTDSDVETAEGRAISDIFVDDGEPYFRQAERTAVQRALAEHDGVLALGGGAILDPDTQADLAGHTVVFLSVGLADAAGRVGLTTSRPLLLGSPRRQWQALMDARRGIYEGLATVVVRTDGLTPEQVRDTVLAQVPA